Proteins from one Nicotiana tabacum cultivar K326 chromosome 23, ASM71507v2, whole genome shotgun sequence genomic window:
- the LOC107831459 gene encoding uncharacterized protein LOC107831459 isoform X1 — protein MGKTTSRGDAAARAERKFEKKLDFYAKVRQTVTSLAAQKSITKKKKVRSRQKKLKAYDLSELTEFLPELKASQQPKPAEFKLKSKNRKNLVLKEGNQFQAVINHPAFQADPLGAIHQHLQSTQPTLDEKPKRRENKNGNRKGKKKSKASAAPQSMEI, from the exons ATGGGGAAGACAACCTCACG CGGAGATGCAGCCGCTCGAGCTGAACGTAAATTCGAAAAGAAACTCGACTTCTATGCTA AGGTTAGACAGACAGTTACTTCATTAGCTGCCCAGAAGTCTATTACTAAG AAGAAAAAAGTAAGAAGCAGGCAAAAGAAGTTGAAGGCTTATGATCTTTCTGAACTTACAGAGTTTCTCCCGGAGTTAAAAGCCTCTCAGCAACCAAAACCTGCAGAGTTCAAGTTGAAaagtaaaaataggaaaaatttaGT GTTGAAGGAAGGCAATCAGTTTCAAGCAGTTATTAATCATCCTGCTTTCCAGGCAGATCCACTAGGTGCCATTCATCAACATCTGCAAAGCACGCAGCCGACTCTGGATGAAAAGccaaaaagaagggaaaataaaaatggaaatagaaaaggaaaaaagaaatctAAAGCCTCGGCTGCGCCACAGTCAATGGAGATATAA
- the LOC107831462 gene encoding dicarboxylate transporter 2.1, chloroplastic: protein MSTPSSPLPSNTSPTSNTSRHRRRISLPPWKGAKPIPLAISILIGILFRFAVPKPHQLSTKAWQLLAIFLTTISGLILGPLPVGAWAFLCLTLTVVTKTLTFAAAFAAFTNEVIWLIVASFFFSRGFIKTGLGDRVALCFVCWLGKNTLGLSYGLALSEAAISPAIPSTTARAGGIFLPIIKSLAVTADSHPKDDSAKKLGAYLVQSQLQCSSSSSALFLTAAAQNLLCVKLAEGLGVKISSKWLTWFKVSCIPALVSLLATPVILYKIFPPEMKDTPDAPLMARRRLDQMGPIKSDQWVMMIVMLVTVALWISGEALGLASVITAMLGLSLLLAFGILDWDDCLSEKSAWDTLAWFGVLIGMATQLTTLGVVAWMSNAVANFLKSLSLHWFGAFCVLQSAYFFIHYLFASQTAHVAALYSAFLGMCLASKVPALFAALALGYNTNLFGALTHYSSGQAAVYYGAGYVELRDVFRLGIIIALINIVIWGLVGAGWWKILGLYLH from the exons ATGTCAACTCCAAGTTCTCCCCTCCCTTCCAATACTTCCCCTACCTCCAACACCAGCCGCCATCGTCGCCGCATCTCCCTTCCACCATGGAAAGGTGCAAAACCAATACCACTAGCCATATCCATATTAATAGGCATACTCTTTCGCTTCGCCGTACCAAAACCCCACCAACTCTCCACTAAAGCATGGCAACTCTTAGCCATTTTCCTTACAACTATCTCTGGTCTAATCCTCGGCCCATTGCCAGTGGGCGCGTGGGCTTTCCTTTGCCTCACCCTCACCGTTGTAACGAAAACCTTAACCTTCGCTGCAGCATTTGCTGCATTCACTAATGAAGTCATTTGGTTAATTGTTGCATCATTCTTTTTCTCAAGAGGGTTTATTAAAACTGGACTTGGTGATAGAGTTGCTTTGTGTTTTGTGTGTTGGCTTGGAAAAAATACTTTGGGTTTGTCTTATGGTTTGGCTTTGAGTGAGGCGGCAATATCTCCGGCTATTCCAAGTACAACTGCAAGGGCAGGTGGGATTTTCTTGCCCATTATTAAGTCATTGGCTGTCACTGCTGATAGTCACCCAAAGGATGATTCTGCTAAGAAGCTTGGTGCTTATCTTGTTCAATCTCAGTTGCAG TGTTCTAGTAGCTCAAGTGCCCTGTTCCTAACAGCAGCTGCACAAAACCTGTTGTGTGTGAAATTAGCAGAGGGATTAGGAGTAAAAATATCAAGTAAATGGCTCACTTGGTTCAAGGTTTCATGTATACCAGCACTTGTATCTCTTCTAGCAACTCCAGTTATTCTATACAAGATTTTCCCTCCAGAAATGAAGGACACACCAGATGCTCCATTAATGGCTAGAAGGAGGCTGGATCAGATGGGTCCCATCAAAAGTGATCAGTGGGTGATGATGATAGTCATGCTTGTAACCGTAGCATTATGGATTTCTGG GGAGGCTCTTGGACTAGCAAGTGTTATCACGGCAATGCTGGGATTATCACTACTTTTGGCATTTGGAATACTTGATTGGGATGATTGCTTAAGTGAAAAATCAGCATGGGATACCTTAGCTTGGTTTGGTGTATTAATAGGAATGGCAACCCAATTAACTACTCTGGGAGTTGTTGCCTGGATGTCAAATGCTGTGGCTAACTTCCTCAAATCTCTTTCACTACATTGGTTTGGGGCATTTTGTGTCCTTCAATCTGCATATTTCTTTATTCACTACTTGTTTGCTAGTCAAACTGCTCATGTTGCAGCTTTGTACTCTGCATTTCTTGGAATGTGCTTGGCATCAAAAGTTCCTGCTCTCTTTGCTGCTTTGGCTTTGGGATACAACACAAACCTTTTTGGTGCATTGACACATTACAGTAGTGGTCAAGCTGCAGTATACTATGGAG CTGGTTATGTGGAACTACGTGATGTCTTCAGATTGGGCATTATCATAGCTCTTATTAATATTGTCATTTGGGGATTAGTAGGAGCCGGTTGGTGGAAGATTCTTGGCCTTTACTTGCACTGA
- the LOC107831461 gene encoding uncharacterized protein LOC107831461 isoform X2, whose protein sequence is MVVKMVKIKKFQVKIRTLKLELGVDDNIEAFDGVNQEPKKVKMMAIKMKWKGEPKFGLVPFHYKQKKDITSRRIVKKLGQAANSIEWDNDGDEFENICCFTEVSGCYQSLKYSPWDVSFNVLYSSNLEAKMVVIGKMVVNVAEMASKMVSEVEEKLPITLNIGRVSVSATLHNVGKPEPSTESKDKNEGSSKNSAWEMKELHSRDGQTWLKTNVFFASFDQCSDKAAGESACTALVAVISHWLQSNRDAMPTRSEFDNLILHGSSEWRKLCQNDTYISDFPNKHFDLETILRAGIRPIAISHDQSFVGFFSPDKFESLQGVMSFDQIWDMISSFADDITFEPRVYIISWNDHFFVLKVEANAYYIIDTLGERLFEGCNKAYILKFDDNAMMYEKVYAEEKSLKNDTKAKENGEQEMICKGKECCREFIKRFLAAIPLKELEEQEKKETTVSYFSLHHRLQIEFNSSYLLSSSSSSLTSSPFSSFATSTPSYL, encoded by the exons ATGGTGGTGAAGATGGTGAAAATTAAAAAGTTTCAGGTGAAAATTAGGACGTTGAAGCTAGAATTAGGAGTTGATGATAATATTGAAGCATTTGATGGGGTCAATCAAGAACCTAAAAAGGTGAAGATGATGGCAATTAAGATGAAATGGAAAGGTGAACCCAAGTTTGGATTAGTCCCATTTCATTATAAGCAGAAGAAAGATATTACAAGTCGGAGAATTGTGAAGAAATTAGGACAAGCAGCTAATTCCATTGAATGGGATAATGATGGAGATGAGTTTGAGAATATTTGTTGTTTTACAGAGGTTTCTGGTTGTTATCAAAGTCTAAAGTATTCGCCTTGGGATGTCTCGTTTAATGTCTTATACTCGAGTAATTTGGAAGCAAAAATGGTGGTGATTGGAAAAATGGTGGTTAATGTAGCagaaatggcttcaaaaatggTGTCTGAAGTTGAAGAGAAACTTCCCATTACTTTGAATATTGGTAGAGTTTCTGTATCAGCCACGCTCCAT AATGTAGGGAAGCCTGAACCTTCTACTGAATCAAAGGACAAAAATGAAGGCAGCAGCAAAAATTCTGCTTGGGAAATGAAGGAATTACACAGTAGGGATGGGCAAACATGGCTCAAAACCAATGTCTTCTTTGCATCTTTCGACCAGTGTAGTGACAAGGCTGCTGGTGAGAGCGCCTGCACAGCACTAGTCGCTGTTATCTCCCATTGGCTGCAGTCGAATAGAGATGCAATGCCCACGAGGTCAGAATTCGATAATCTCATACTACATGGTTCCTCAGAATGGAGAAAGTTATGCCAAAATGATACTTACATCAGTGATTTTCCAAACAAGCACTTTGATTTAGAGACTATCTTGCGTGCTGGTATTCGACCTATAGCCATATCGCATGATCAATCCTTCGTTGGATTCTTCAGTCCCGACAAGTTTGAATCATTGCAAGGGGTAATGTCATTTGATCAAATATGGGACATGATTAGTAGTTTTGCAGATGACATTACGTTTGAACCTAGAGTTTATATTATAAGTTGGAACGATCATTTCTTCGTATTGAAGGTGGAAGCAAATGCTTATTACATTATTGATACATTGGGAGAAAGGTTATTTGAGGGTTGCAACAAAGCATATATTTTAAAGTTCGACGATAACGCTATGATGTATGAGAAGGTTTACGCGGAGGAGAAGTCATTGAAAAATGATACTAAGGCTAAGGAAAATGGCGAGCAAGAGATGATATGCAAAGGGAAAGAATGCTGCAGAGAATTCATCAAGAGATTTCTCGCGGCTATCCCTCTAAAGGAACTCGAGGAGCAAGAGAAAAAAGAGACTACAGTTTCTTATTTCTCTCTACATCATAGGTTGCAGATAGAGTTCAATTCTAGCTACTTgctgtcttcttcttcttcgtctttaaCATCATCCCCTTTCTCTTCTTTTGCTACTTCTACACCTTCTTATTTGTAA
- the LOC107831459 gene encoding uncharacterized protein LOC107831459 isoform X2 has protein sequence MGKTTSRGDAAARAERKFEKKLDFYAKVRQTVTSLAAQKSITKKKVRSRQKKLKAYDLSELTEFLPELKASQQPKPAEFKLKSKNRKNLVLKEGNQFQAVINHPAFQADPLGAIHQHLQSTQPTLDEKPKRRENKNGNRKGKKKSKASAAPQSMEI, from the exons ATGGGGAAGACAACCTCACG CGGAGATGCAGCCGCTCGAGCTGAACGTAAATTCGAAAAGAAACTCGACTTCTATGCTA AGGTTAGACAGACAGTTACTTCATTAGCTGCCCAGAAGTCTATTACTAAG AAAAAAGTAAGAAGCAGGCAAAAGAAGTTGAAGGCTTATGATCTTTCTGAACTTACAGAGTTTCTCCCGGAGTTAAAAGCCTCTCAGCAACCAAAACCTGCAGAGTTCAAGTTGAAaagtaaaaataggaaaaatttaGT GTTGAAGGAAGGCAATCAGTTTCAAGCAGTTATTAATCATCCTGCTTTCCAGGCAGATCCACTAGGTGCCATTCATCAACATCTGCAAAGCACGCAGCCGACTCTGGATGAAAAGccaaaaagaagggaaaataaaaatggaaatagaaaaggaaaaaagaaatctAAAGCCTCGGCTGCGCCACAGTCAATGGAGATATAA
- the LOC107831461 gene encoding uncharacterized protein LOC107831461 isoform X1, whose product MVVKMVKIKKFQVKIRTLKLELGVDDNIEAFDGVNQEPKKVKMMAIKMKWKGEPKFGLVPFHYKQKKDITSRRIVKKLGQAANSIEWDNDGDEFENICCFTEVSGCYQSLKYSPWDVSFNVLYSSNLEAKMVVIGKMVVNVAEMASKMVSEVEEKLPITLNIGRVSVSATLHVKVKFAEIRDVQDSAGSARESNQLQSLAKSKSLCDRKAQKANQLSQEDDSDESSTFEAVEPKAIESGSLPSLETQPDSVNKVGWFSWKRRRLSLRPTRSKAEPLIKKSRSFSVVSRLSQQNVGKPEPSTESKDKNEGSSKNSAWEMKELHSRDGQTWLKTNVFFASFDQCSDKAAGESACTALVAVISHWLQSNRDAMPTRSEFDNLILHGSSEWRKLCQNDTYISDFPNKHFDLETILRAGIRPIAISHDQSFVGFFSPDKFESLQGVMSFDQIWDMISSFADDITFEPRVYIISWNDHFFVLKVEANAYYIIDTLGERLFEGCNKAYILKFDDNAMMYEKVYAEEKSLKNDTKAKENGEQEMICKGKECCREFIKRFLAAIPLKELEEQEKKETTVSYFSLHHRLQIEFNSSYLLSSSSSSLTSSPFSSFATSTPSYL is encoded by the exons ATGGTGGTGAAGATGGTGAAAATTAAAAAGTTTCAGGTGAAAATTAGGACGTTGAAGCTAGAATTAGGAGTTGATGATAATATTGAAGCATTTGATGGGGTCAATCAAGAACCTAAAAAGGTGAAGATGATGGCAATTAAGATGAAATGGAAAGGTGAACCCAAGTTTGGATTAGTCCCATTTCATTATAAGCAGAAGAAAGATATTACAAGTCGGAGAATTGTGAAGAAATTAGGACAAGCAGCTAATTCCATTGAATGGGATAATGATGGAGATGAGTTTGAGAATATTTGTTGTTTTACAGAGGTTTCTGGTTGTTATCAAAGTCTAAAGTATTCGCCTTGGGATGTCTCGTTTAATGTCTTATACTCGAGTAATTTGGAAGCAAAAATGGTGGTGATTGGAAAAATGGTGGTTAATGTAGCagaaatggcttcaaaaatggTGTCTGAAGTTGAAGAGAAACTTCCCATTACTTTGAATATTGGTAGAGTTTCTGTATCAGCCACGCTCCAT GTCAAAGTAAAATTTGCTGAGATAAGAGATGTTCAAGACTCGGCGGGTAGTGCCCGTGAGTCAAATCAGCTGCAAAGTTTAGCTAAGAGTAAAAGTCTATGTGACAGAAAAGCACAGAAGGCAAACCAGCTGAGTCAAGAAGATGATTCGGACGAGTCATCCACATTTGAAGCAGTGGAACCGAAGGCAATTGAGTCGGGATCGTTACCGAGTTTAGAAACTCAGCCTGACTCAGTCAACAAAGTTGGGTGGTTCTCTTGGAAGAGAAGGAGATTGAGTCTTAGACCAACGAGGAGTAAAGCAGAACCGTTAATTAAAAAGAGTCGTAGCTTTAGTGTTGTGTCACGACTAAGCCAACAG AATGTAGGGAAGCCTGAACCTTCTACTGAATCAAAGGACAAAAATGAAGGCAGCAGCAAAAATTCTGCTTGGGAAATGAAGGAATTACACAGTAGGGATGGGCAAACATGGCTCAAAACCAATGTCTTCTTTGCATCTTTCGACCAGTGTAGTGACAAGGCTGCTGGTGAGAGCGCCTGCACAGCACTAGTCGCTGTTATCTCCCATTGGCTGCAGTCGAATAGAGATGCAATGCCCACGAGGTCAGAATTCGATAATCTCATACTACATGGTTCCTCAGAATGGAGAAAGTTATGCCAAAATGATACTTACATCAGTGATTTTCCAAACAAGCACTTTGATTTAGAGACTATCTTGCGTGCTGGTATTCGACCTATAGCCATATCGCATGATCAATCCTTCGTTGGATTCTTCAGTCCCGACAAGTTTGAATCATTGCAAGGGGTAATGTCATTTGATCAAATATGGGACATGATTAGTAGTTTTGCAGATGACATTACGTTTGAACCTAGAGTTTATATTATAAGTTGGAACGATCATTTCTTCGTATTGAAGGTGGAAGCAAATGCTTATTACATTATTGATACATTGGGAGAAAGGTTATTTGAGGGTTGCAACAAAGCATATATTTTAAAGTTCGACGATAACGCTATGATGTATGAGAAGGTTTACGCGGAGGAGAAGTCATTGAAAAATGATACTAAGGCTAAGGAAAATGGCGAGCAAGAGATGATATGCAAAGGGAAAGAATGCTGCAGAGAATTCATCAAGAGATTTCTCGCGGCTATCCCTCTAAAGGAACTCGAGGAGCAAGAGAAAAAAGAGACTACAGTTTCTTATTTCTCTCTACATCATAGGTTGCAGATAGAGTTCAATTCTAGCTACTTgctgtcttcttcttcttcgtctttaaCATCATCCCCTTTCTCTTCTTTTGCTACTTCTACACCTTCTTATTTGTAA